A single Arcanobacterium canis DNA region contains:
- a CDS encoding FHA domain-containing protein FhaB/FipA: MSAILFTVLRFGFLALLWLFVLLVLQTIRADVFGTRVSDRGQRGSFADRKAAARARRAQHRETPLTPAGSVAARPRLVVVAGPLTGTTLPLGSASITVGRSPDSALVLDDGFASSRHARFYNENGQWWIEDLSSTNGTWVGTERIYAPVPLRPGTRVTIGKTTMELAQ; encoded by the coding sequence ATGAGCGCGATCCTTTTCACTGTTCTTCGCTTCGGGTTCCTTGCACTGCTCTGGCTCTTTGTCCTGCTCGTCTTGCAGACAATTCGTGCCGACGTCTTTGGAACCCGCGTTTCCGACCGCGGCCAGCGAGGCTCCTTCGCTGATCGAAAAGCGGCCGCTCGCGCACGCCGGGCACAGCACCGTGAAACGCCGCTGACGCCTGCCGGCTCCGTCGCCGCCCGTCCGCGCCTCGTCGTCGTCGCTGGCCCGCTCACTGGCACGACTCTTCCACTCGGATCGGCGTCGATTACCGTGGGTCGCTCACCCGACTCTGCCCTCGTTCTCGACGACGGTTTCGCCTCTTCGCGCCACGCTCGTTTCTACAACGAGAACGGCCAGTGGTGGATTGAGGATCTGAGCTCCACAAACGGCACCTGGGTCGGAACTGAGCGCATCTATGCTCCAGTCCCTTTGCGCCCGGGCACACGTGTGACCATCGGCAAAACCACGATGGAGCTGGCTCAATGA
- a CDS encoding peptidylprolyl isomerase — protein sequence MEAIMHTTKGDIRLELFPEQAPQTVANFTELATGKREWTDPATGERTSRPLYDGVVFHRVIDGFMIQGGDPLGTGTGGPGFTFDDEIAPELTFNEPYVLAMANAGTRMGHGTNGSQFFITVAPTTWLHGKHTIFGKVIDEESKAVVNAIATTPVDGRDRPLDDIMITSVEVSE from the coding sequence ATGGAAGCAATTATGCATACAACTAAGGGCGACATTCGTCTCGAGCTGTTCCCAGAGCAGGCTCCGCAGACGGTTGCGAATTTTACTGAACTGGCTACTGGCAAGCGCGAGTGGACTGATCCGGCAACGGGTGAGCGCACGTCGCGTCCGCTCTACGACGGTGTCGTTTTCCACCGCGTGATCGACGGCTTCATGATCCAGGGCGGTGATCCGCTCGGCACTGGAACTGGTGGCCCAGGCTTCACCTTCGACGATGAAATCGCACCAGAACTGACCTTCAACGAGCCTTACGTTCTTGCGATGGCCAATGCTGGCACTCGTATGGGACACGGAACAAATGGTTCGCAGTTCTTCATTACGGTTGCGCCGACGACGTGGTTGCACGGCAAGCACACCATCTTCGGCAAGGTTATTGATGAAGAGTCGAAGGCAGTTGTCAACGCTATCGCTACCACCCCGGTTGATGGCCGTGATCGCCCTCTTGATGACATCATGATCACTTCAGTGGAAGTTTCTGAGTAA
- a CDS encoding cell division protein CrgA produces the protein MPESKKRKETIEHEKVAARRSAKEPKMKDVSPRWWVPTMLVFAFIGLIFVVTAYVTHGQYPIPGLPNGNINLFIGIGSMLIGFLMTMGWK, from the coding sequence ATGCCAGAGTCGAAGAAGCGCAAGGAAACAATCGAACACGAAAAGGTTGCTGCACGCCGCTCTGCCAAAGAGCCCAAGATGAAGGATGTCTCACCACGCTGGTGGGTTCCCACCATGCTCGTCTTTGCATTCATTGGTCTCATTTTTGTGGTGACTGCTTATGTCACTCACGGCCAGTACCCGATCCCTGGCCTACCGAACGGAAACATCAACCTCTTCATCGGTATCGGCTCTATGCTCATTGGCTTTCTGATGACAATGGGGTGGAAGTAA
- a CDS encoding protein phosphatase 2C domain-containing protein, translating into MSVQFKYAAFSDIGLVRKSNQDAGYASTNLLVLADGMGGAAGGDIASSVTIAHLAEIDDTHQADELLPLLRRALAEAHEDLIERAHEKRELEGLGTTCIAILRTSNKLAMVHIGDSRAYLLRDGKLTQVTRDHTLVQYLVDHGQLTEEEAAHHPKRNVIMRNIGDSPEPLELDESIREAVVGDRWLLCSDGLFGVVSNETIAQVLATPEIEDAGAQLIDLALAAGAPDNVTVVVAQVLPSSDHPYDRGPLVVGSAAADRRRPSRLGRGAAGRAAALTKHNDIADDDPEGMPGRRTLWPKIAAIFAIIGLIAVGLFGAYTWTQTQYFVAENNGKVAIFQGIPQHLGSIEFASLHSTTDISVNDLTEVARQRLLASPITRSSLEDAQKAVEDLAKQRVEPSPHPSASPTSTPSGQPIPSSSATPTNGGN; encoded by the coding sequence ATGAGTGTCCAGTTCAAGTACGCGGCTTTTTCTGACATCGGGTTGGTCCGAAAATCAAACCAAGATGCCGGCTATGCCTCCACCAATCTGCTGGTTCTTGCCGATGGCATGGGCGGCGCCGCCGGCGGAGATATCGCCTCCTCGGTGACCATCGCACATTTAGCTGAAATCGATGACACCCATCAAGCCGACGAACTCCTGCCTCTCCTTCGTCGTGCGCTAGCGGAGGCACACGAAGATTTGATCGAGCGCGCACATGAAAAAAGGGAACTCGAAGGCCTCGGGACCACATGTATCGCTATTTTACGAACCTCAAATAAGTTGGCCATGGTTCACATCGGCGATTCTCGCGCCTACCTCCTCCGCGACGGAAAACTCACCCAGGTCACACGCGATCACACGCTAGTCCAATACCTGGTTGATCACGGTCAGCTCACCGAAGAAGAAGCCGCACACCATCCCAAGCGCAACGTCATCATGCGCAATATCGGTGATTCGCCCGAGCCTCTTGAGCTTGACGAATCAATCCGCGAAGCCGTTGTTGGGGACCGCTGGTTGCTTTGTTCGGACGGCTTATTCGGCGTCGTGTCGAATGAGACGATCGCACAAGTACTCGCCACCCCTGAGATCGAAGACGCCGGTGCTCAGCTTATCGATTTAGCTCTCGCTGCTGGCGCCCCGGACAACGTCACCGTCGTCGTCGCGCAAGTATTGCCGTCGTCGGATCATCCGTACGATCGTGGGCCGCTCGTGGTGGGGTCTGCCGCAGCCGACCGACGTCGGCCCTCACGGCTTGGGCGTGGAGCCGCTGGCCGTGCAGCCGCGCTGACTAAGCATAACGATATTGCCGACGACGATCCCGAGGGTATGCCAGGCCGGCGGACACTCTGGCCCAAGATCGCAGCAATCTTCGCAATCATCGGCCTGATTGCAGTGGGGCTTTTCGGGGCCTATACATGGACGCAGACCCAATATTTCGTTGCTGAAAACAATGGAAAAGTTGCTATTTTCCAGGGCATTCCTCAGCACCTCGGGTCAATTGAATTCGCTTCGCTACACTCGACCACCGACATCTCTGTCAACGATCTGACTGAGGTTGCCCGACAGCGTTTGCTTGCAAGCCCGATCACCCGTTCGTCTCTCGAAGATGCACAAAAGGCGGTAGAAGATCTCGCGAAGCAACGCGTTGAGCCGTCGCCGCATCCGAGCGCATCCCCGACATCGACACCTAGCGGGCAACCGATTCCGTCGTCTTCGGCCACACCGACGAACGGAGGTAACTGA
- a CDS encoding FtsW/RodA/SpoVE family cell cycle protein codes for MSIVTSRVPQKGRGTELFLLALALIAVLMAWVLVHVGVNGGATSAEVFPPNFVVVTVVATIAVLALHLGVRFLAPWADPLILPVAVLLNGLGLVMIHRIDFSLVARGGHAELKGQLFLSVVGGVLMLGTIAIIRDHRKLRKFTYLSLIAGLILLLLPMVPGIGVTINGARLWIRVAGFSFQPAELAKICLAVFFAGYLVAQRDNLSLAGKKILGLQLPRLRHILPLLIGWLACMALLAMEKDFGMALLFFGLFVAMLYVATERVSWLAIGGVLTAGGIWVIVQMATHVRARFNVWLNAMDPELYNAVGGSGQVVNGWFGMANGGLFGAGLGRGYPTLVYASNSDFIFSSFGEELGLAGTLAILCLYLLFVSRAFNAGLHLNDGFGKLLATGLGFVIALQVFVVVGGITRVIPLTGLTLPFLALGGSSLLTNWMIAGLLLRMSDDARRPFTPSQAPLSSISTGQLPEELRENDTADSPDAHAESPDDDNSQMTEVVRL; via the coding sequence ATGAGCATCGTTACCTCGCGCGTCCCTCAAAAAGGGCGCGGAACTGAACTTTTCCTCCTCGCACTCGCTCTCATCGCCGTTCTCATGGCCTGGGTGCTCGTGCATGTGGGAGTGAACGGAGGGGCAACCTCAGCAGAAGTTTTCCCACCGAATTTTGTGGTGGTTACTGTGGTGGCCACAATTGCTGTACTGGCGCTTCACCTCGGAGTTCGCTTCCTTGCACCTTGGGCTGATCCGCTGATTCTTCCTGTGGCTGTGCTCCTCAACGGACTCGGCCTGGTGATGATTCATCGAATTGATTTTTCTCTTGTTGCTCGCGGCGGACATGCGGAACTCAAGGGCCAGCTTTTCCTGAGCGTGGTTGGTGGAGTCCTCATGCTGGGAACAATCGCCATCATCCGCGACCACCGAAAACTGCGAAAGTTTACCTACCTCTCCTTAATCGCCGGACTCATTCTGCTGTTACTGCCGATGGTTCCCGGGATCGGCGTCACCATTAATGGTGCGCGGCTGTGGATTCGTGTGGCAGGTTTCTCCTTCCAGCCAGCCGAACTGGCCAAGATTTGTCTTGCTGTTTTCTTCGCTGGCTATTTGGTGGCCCAACGCGACAATCTCTCACTTGCTGGCAAGAAGATCCTTGGGCTTCAACTACCTCGTCTGCGTCATATCCTTCCCCTCCTCATTGGTTGGCTCGCTTGCATGGCCTTGCTTGCAATGGAAAAAGACTTTGGCATGGCCTTGCTCTTCTTTGGCTTGTTCGTTGCCATGCTCTATGTGGCAACCGAGCGAGTGAGTTGGCTCGCTATCGGTGGTGTGCTGACAGCCGGAGGTATCTGGGTCATCGTCCAGATGGCCACCCATGTACGCGCACGCTTCAATGTGTGGCTGAACGCAATGGATCCTGAGCTATACAACGCTGTAGGCGGCTCAGGCCAAGTGGTCAACGGCTGGTTCGGTATGGCGAACGGCGGACTCTTCGGTGCTGGACTCGGCCGCGGCTACCCCACCCTCGTGTACGCCTCGAATTCCGACTTCATTTTCTCCTCTTTCGGTGAAGAACTTGGACTGGCTGGAACGTTAGCCATCTTGTGCCTCTACCTTCTCTTCGTATCACGTGCATTCAACGCTGGCCTCCACCTCAACGATGGCTTCGGTAAGCTCCTCGCCACGGGCCTGGGTTTCGTCATCGCCTTGCAGGTTTTTGTGGTCGTCGGCGGCATCACCCGCGTGATTCCACTAACGGGACTGACCTTGCCATTCCTGGCACTGGGCGGTTCGTCGCTCCTGACAAACTGGATGATCGCTGGACTACTTCTGCGCATGTCCGACGATGCACGCCGTCCATTCACCCCGTCGCAAGCTCCACTGTCGTCAATCTCCACTGGCCAGCTCCCAGAGGAACTGCGTGAGAACGACACTGCAGACTCACCTGACGCACACGCCGAAAGCCCCGACGACGATAACTCTCAAATGACGGAGGTGGTTCGCCTGTGA
- a CDS encoding rhomboid family intramembrane serine protease produces MSHSFGAAPQHGERHFRLDVPAVTGVLAVSCVAMAVVGWLMPRLTYDFLFYPPLAVFQPYRYLTSAFLHAGFVHLLFNIYALILMGRVIEPVMGKIRFLVLYLLSALAGNVAVAAWAATYGNPDVVTVGASGAVFGLFGAYAVLERGFGSKDSGILGLIGVNLVLGFVVPGISWESHVGGLALGALLTWLWLVSRRRTVPATRFWHAMVGVGVFIGLAGLASLL; encoded by the coding sequence GTGTCACATTCATTTGGTGCCGCTCCTCAACATGGGGAGCGGCACTTTCGTCTTGATGTTCCCGCGGTGACAGGGGTGCTCGCGGTGTCATGCGTGGCGATGGCTGTGGTCGGATGGCTGATGCCTCGCCTCACTTACGATTTTCTTTTCTATCCACCACTTGCTGTTTTTCAGCCCTACCGCTACCTGACGAGCGCATTCCTACACGCGGGTTTTGTTCATTTGTTGTTCAACATCTATGCGTTGATCCTTATGGGACGTGTTATTGAGCCGGTCATGGGCAAAATTCGTTTTCTGGTGCTCTACCTGCTGTCTGCCCTTGCAGGCAATGTTGCTGTCGCAGCATGGGCGGCTACGTACGGCAATCCCGACGTCGTCACTGTGGGTGCGTCTGGCGCGGTCTTTGGACTCTTTGGTGCTTATGCCGTACTCGAACGTGGTTTCGGTTCGAAAGATAGCGGTATTCTGGGGCTGATCGGAGTCAATCTTGTGCTCGGTTTCGTGGTTCCTGGGATCTCATGGGAATCTCACGTGGGCGGTTTAGCGCTCGGAGCACTTCTGACATGGCTGTGGTTAGTGTCCCGACGTCGGACTGTGCCAGCGACTCGTTTCTGGCACGCCATGGTGGGTGTCGGTGTCTTTATCGGTCTTGCCGGTCTCGCATCGTTACTCTGA
- a CDS encoding FhaA domain-containing protein, with protein MGAFERLERKVESAVESVFSRAFRTELKPVELVSGVKKCMDDRSATMSRDRVIAPNDFIVTLSGEDCEKLTDWGEDSLRAELASAAIAHAREQRYTFLGPVRVKFASSTQLPKGKISVHGSSRRGAAAPATTTDASPENPVIDVAGERYVLTGQVTVLGRGSSADIVVNDSGVSRRHLELKITPSGVIATDLNTTNGSFVEGHRITAATLVDGNTITLGRTKIMFWTSPEAL; from the coding sequence ATGGGCGCATTTGAGAGGCTCGAACGCAAAGTTGAAAGCGCTGTCGAGAGCGTGTTCTCACGAGCTTTTCGTACCGAGTTGAAGCCGGTTGAGCTGGTGAGCGGGGTCAAGAAGTGCATGGACGACCGCTCTGCCACGATGAGTCGCGATCGTGTGATCGCTCCAAACGACTTCATCGTCACTCTCTCGGGTGAAGACTGCGAAAAACTCACTGACTGGGGCGAAGATTCCCTGCGAGCTGAGCTCGCGAGCGCAGCGATCGCACATGCACGCGAACAGCGCTACACATTCCTCGGCCCCGTCCGTGTCAAATTTGCCTCGTCTACGCAGCTTCCCAAGGGCAAAATCTCCGTACACGGTTCCTCCCGCCGCGGCGCTGCAGCACCTGCGACCACAACTGACGCGTCACCTGAAAACCCGGTGATCGACGTCGCGGGCGAACGCTACGTCCTCACTGGCCAGGTGACTGTGTTGGGACGTGGATCGAGTGCTGACATTGTGGTCAATGATTCGGGTGTTTCGCGCCGCCACCTCGAACTCAAGATCACCCCCAGTGGTGTGATTGCCACTGATTTGAACACCACCAACGGATCATTTGTCGAAGGGCATCGGATCACCGCCGCCACTTTGGTTGACGGGAATACAATCACCCTTGGACGTACAAAAATCATGTTTTGGACTTCCCCGGAGGCGCTATGA
- a CDS encoding peptidoglycan D,D-transpeptidase FtsI family protein, with protein MNPPLRKLTAVVVIMFFTLMAAASYIQFFRAPSLNADSRNVRTLYREYGTDRGPIVVAGTPIAGSDQVADPYKFLRTYADGELYAPITGYFSVAFNAMTGIEREENSVLGGSDDSLLSQRISELITGKQPRGGGVELTINPKAQKAAWDALGNRRGAVVALEPGTGRILALVSRPSFDPNSLATHKKANAQKAWKKLNADARKPLLNRAIGGDLYAPGSSFKILTAATMLENGASPDSLVPAPDQYTPTGTSVAISNPGEERCGDGSGQVPLRQAFLQSCNTTFAKAGHDFGYDKMNAMAQALGFGKSQSIPLRVRPSRFPEPQDKAALAQDSIGQRDIQVSPLQMAMMAAAVANDGVLMKPFLVESTMTSDLATISTTSPTEFSRPFSSQTAQALREMMIDVVNKGTGKRAALRSVQVAGKTGTAEIKAGVEPHAWFVGFDATDHPKVAVAAFVENGGDGGRTAGPIAAAVIEAVTR; from the coding sequence GTGAATCCCCCACTTCGCAAGCTCACAGCCGTTGTGGTCATCATGTTCTTCACACTGATGGCCGCAGCAAGTTACATCCAATTCTTCCGGGCTCCATCCCTCAATGCTGATTCACGCAACGTGCGCACGCTGTATCGCGAGTATGGAACCGACCGCGGCCCCATCGTCGTTGCCGGCACACCAATCGCCGGATCGGATCAGGTAGCCGATCCGTACAAGTTTCTGCGAACCTATGCCGACGGCGAGCTGTACGCACCGATCACCGGCTACTTCTCAGTTGCGTTCAATGCGATGACAGGAATCGAACGTGAAGAAAATTCGGTCCTCGGTGGCTCCGACGATTCGTTGCTTTCACAACGCATCTCCGAACTCATCACAGGCAAGCAACCCAGAGGTGGCGGTGTCGAGCTCACGATTAACCCAAAGGCTCAAAAAGCGGCCTGGGACGCGCTGGGTAACCGACGCGGCGCCGTCGTCGCTCTTGAACCGGGAACCGGCCGAATTTTGGCCCTCGTTTCGCGCCCGAGCTTCGATCCCAACTCGTTGGCGACACACAAGAAAGCGAATGCTCAAAAAGCCTGGAAAAAGCTCAACGCCGACGCCCGCAAGCCATTGTTGAACCGAGCAATCGGCGGCGATCTGTATGCGCCCGGCTCAAGCTTCAAGATCCTCACTGCAGCGACGATGCTGGAAAATGGCGCCAGCCCTGACAGCCTAGTCCCTGCTCCTGATCAGTACACGCCGACGGGCACAAGTGTGGCAATTTCGAACCCCGGCGAAGAACGCTGTGGCGACGGATCGGGTCAAGTCCCGCTACGTCAAGCCTTCCTCCAATCGTGCAACACCACATTCGCCAAGGCAGGACACGATTTCGGATACGACAAAATGAATGCAATGGCCCAGGCGCTTGGCTTCGGCAAGAGCCAGTCCATTCCTCTTCGGGTACGTCCAAGCCGCTTCCCGGAGCCGCAAGACAAAGCCGCTCTGGCTCAGGATTCCATCGGCCAGCGTGACATCCAAGTTTCCCCTCTCCAAATGGCGATGATGGCAGCAGCTGTAGCAAACGATGGCGTCCTCATGAAACCCTTCCTCGTGGAAAGCACGATGACCTCCGATCTCGCCACAATCTCAACGACCTCGCCCACGGAGTTTTCCCGGCCCTTCTCATCACAAACCGCGCAGGCATTGCGTGAGATGATGATCGACGTCGTCAATAAAGGCACTGGTAAGCGCGCTGCATTGCGATCAGTCCAAGTTGCTGGAAAAACCGGAACCGCTGAGATCAAAGCAGGGGTCGAACCACATGCCTGGTTCGTCGGCTTCGACGCAACCGATCATCCAAAGGTTGCGGTTGCAGCCTTCGTCGAAAACGGCGGCGACGGCGGACGTACCGCTGGTCCGATCGCTGCAGCAGTGATCGAGGCGGTGACCCGATGA
- a CDS encoding class E sortase has protein sequence MTKRKQSVFSAVIGVIGELLITAGVLIGLFIVWQVWYTDIAANKLQAETVEKTIKQWGSPPLKIGAPHYTDPQIKDVPTKEGQILGIMRIPSFGYGFEYTIREGVDMESILDKGNFGKYKNTALPGQVGNFSTAAHRQTFGAPMRNVAELKDGDPIVVETKDKYLVYRITTSDLIVDPTRVEVVAPDPYVAMAKHDVNAPGAQNATRRLLTITTCHPPFVSDQRWIIHAELDHWVDRADGRPIEIVDPKEVPANYKGPKPLSPLNPSTRTIAAQGAQQK, from the coding sequence GTGACGAAACGAAAGCAATCCGTATTTTCTGCGGTGATCGGAGTCATTGGTGAATTGCTCATCACTGCAGGTGTACTCATCGGCCTCTTCATTGTTTGGCAGGTATGGTACACCGATATTGCGGCCAATAAACTGCAAGCAGAGACTGTCGAAAAAACGATCAAACAATGGGGATCTCCACCGTTGAAGATCGGTGCGCCGCATTACACCGATCCACAGATCAAAGATGTTCCCACTAAAGAGGGTCAGATCCTCGGCATTATGCGCATCCCGTCCTTCGGCTATGGCTTCGAGTACACGATCCGCGAGGGAGTGGATATGGAGTCGATTTTGGACAAAGGCAACTTTGGAAAGTACAAGAACACTGCTCTTCCGGGACAGGTCGGGAACTTCTCCACAGCTGCGCATCGTCAGACATTCGGAGCTCCCATGCGCAACGTTGCCGAGCTGAAAGATGGCGATCCGATCGTCGTCGAGACGAAGGATAAGTACCTCGTCTACCGCATCACGACGTCGGATCTTATTGTTGATCCGACGCGCGTGGAGGTCGTGGCTCCGGATCCGTACGTCGCAATGGCGAAACATGACGTCAATGCTCCGGGCGCACAAAACGCGACACGCCGTCTACTGACCATCACCACGTGCCATCCGCCGTTCGTCTCAGATCAGCGGTGGATTATCCACGCTGAACTTGACCACTGGGTTGACCGCGCCGACGGTCGTCCGATAGAAATCGTTGATCCCAAGGAAGTTCCGGCAAATTACAAGGGGCCCAAGCCGCTTTCGCCGTTGAACCCATCAACTCGAACCATTGCTGCCCAAGGTGCGCAGCAGAAGTAA
- the pknB gene encoding Stk1 family PASTA domain-containing Ser/Thr kinase has translation MTDIPQMLGGRYEVGELIGRGGMAEVHLGRDRRLSRSVAIKVLRSDLATDPTFLVRFRREAQSAAALNHPAIVAVYDTGEEETLSPNGNAYALPYIVMEYVSGRTVSKLVGGGDALPINEAVQIVVGVLSALEYSHREGIIHRDIKPGNIMLTPEGKVKVMDFGIARAIADSSATMTSTNSVVGTAQYLSPEQARGEVVDARSDLYSTGCVLYELLTGKPPFQGDSAVAVAYQHVSEPPKPASSIATDIPDVLDRVVMKSLAKKREDRYQSAASMRSDLLAAMRGQGVTAPAVATWVQRTPVDPPPPAPTQSLDAVALTSTTTHTTPVTSAPESDSKRNLIYVISAVVLLALAVVGIVWAVTNSGSQHTPTPTQSTVEQVAVPDLSNMDQTQARKALEAVGLKMTIGKAVEDQKIEAGKFVSSSPAIGESVAKGSTVEVIFSLGVGNVKVPDVTNGTISQDAARATLEAAGLKVNRVDSRNTPGIGRDFVVETDPAAGASVKRGSEVNLVVSSGQINLSDVRSLSKDEAMAVLRDELKIKQITVIEEVNPTVAPGTVIAMSPNPGQQPYDVSIELRIAKAPDEVPAPDPEPNTSKAPSDTPDKNSDKQKQN, from the coding sequence ATGACGGATATTCCTCAGATGCTCGGCGGACGCTATGAGGTCGGCGAGCTCATCGGCCGTGGTGGCATGGCCGAAGTTCACCTTGGACGTGACCGCCGTCTGTCGCGGTCGGTTGCCATCAAAGTGCTTCGTTCCGACCTGGCAACGGATCCCACTTTTCTCGTACGCTTCCGACGCGAGGCTCAAAGCGCAGCTGCGTTGAATCACCCGGCCATCGTGGCCGTCTATGACACTGGCGAAGAGGAAACGCTCTCCCCTAACGGCAATGCCTATGCACTGCCGTACATCGTGATGGAGTACGTCTCGGGCCGCACTGTGTCCAAGCTCGTCGGAGGCGGAGATGCTCTCCCCATCAACGAAGCTGTTCAGATCGTCGTCGGCGTGCTCTCGGCGCTCGAATACTCACACCGCGAAGGCATCATCCATCGCGATATCAAGCCAGGAAATATCATGCTCACGCCGGAGGGCAAGGTGAAGGTCATGGACTTCGGCATCGCACGCGCGATCGCTGATTCCTCCGCTACCATGACCTCCACAAATTCTGTTGTGGGCACGGCTCAATACCTCTCGCCAGAGCAGGCGCGCGGCGAAGTGGTGGACGCTCGTTCGGATTTGTATTCCACGGGTTGCGTGCTCTACGAATTACTCACAGGCAAGCCACCTTTCCAAGGTGATTCTGCTGTTGCCGTGGCCTACCAGCACGTTTCTGAGCCGCCGAAACCCGCAAGCTCGATTGCCACAGACATCCCTGACGTTCTTGACCGTGTGGTGATGAAGTCCCTGGCCAAGAAGCGCGAAGATCGCTACCAAAGTGCTGCGAGTATGCGTTCTGATCTGCTGGCCGCAATGCGCGGTCAAGGGGTGACTGCGCCGGCAGTGGCCACGTGGGTACAGCGCACACCTGTGGATCCTCCACCCCCCGCCCCGACGCAGTCACTGGATGCAGTCGCATTGACCTCCACCACCACGCACACGACACCGGTTACCAGTGCGCCGGAGAGCGATTCGAAGCGCAATCTCATTTACGTCATTTCCGCTGTGGTACTCCTGGCGCTGGCAGTTGTGGGTATCGTCTGGGCTGTCACAAACTCTGGCTCACAGCACACGCCGACGCCGACGCAGTCAACTGTCGAGCAGGTTGCGGTTCCGGACCTATCGAATATGGATCAGACACAGGCACGTAAAGCGCTTGAAGCCGTAGGTCTGAAGATGACAATCGGTAAAGCTGTTGAAGACCAGAAGATCGAAGCAGGAAAATTCGTTTCGTCGTCGCCAGCCATCGGCGAAAGCGTGGCGAAGGGCAGTACTGTTGAGGTGATCTTCTCTCTCGGTGTCGGCAACGTGAAAGTTCCTGACGTCACAAACGGAACCATTTCTCAAGATGCCGCACGCGCCACTCTCGAAGCTGCGGGACTGAAAGTGAACCGCGTCGATTCGCGCAATACACCTGGAATCGGCCGCGACTTCGTCGTCGAAACTGATCCTGCAGCGGGTGCGTCAGTCAAGCGCGGCAGCGAAGTAAACCTTGTGGTCTCCTCGGGCCAGATTAATCTCTCCGACGTTCGTAGCCTGTCGAAGGATGAGGCAATGGCGGTTTTGCGCGATGAGCTCAAGATCAAGCAGATCACGGTCATCGAGGAAGTCAACCCCACGGTGGCTCCGGGGACAGTCATTGCGATGAGCCCGAACCCAGGTCAGCAGCCATACGATGTCTCCATCGAACTGCGAATCGCGAAGGCTCCCGATGAAGTTCCGGCACCCGATCCTGAACCGAACACGAGTAAGGCTCCCTCGGATACGCCGGATAAGAATTCAGATAAACAAAAACAGAACTAG